Proteins encoded within one genomic window of Apium graveolens cultivar Ventura unplaced genomic scaffold, ASM990537v1 ctg8733, whole genome shotgun sequence:
- the LOC141705281 gene encoding uncharacterized protein LOC141705281 — MEASKNKEGSFGLSYPMLTKTNYTTWAIKIKVFMQAHGVWDAIEPKDPKGTVEEKTDKRALAIIYQGIADDMLLTIAEKKTSKEAWGAIKIMCLGADKVKKAKAQTLKSEFESLKMKDTEMLDDFCMKLNGLVSKIRALGETIAEEYVVKKLLRVVPTKFLQIASAIEQFGNLDTMSVEEVIGSLKAHEERLGGQTENNEGQQLLLTEDEWLKREGNDRKLLLTREEWLKKSGKAGQSSGSDYHTRDNRMARDRSQVKCYNCAAYGHFAYECRKPKKNRPQRGEANMSFIIDEEPALLMNLCENIKPDVIGITEDKIIVNIKERDENVWYLDNGASNHMTGRREKFEKLDRTVKGGSEIW; from the coding sequence ATGGAAGCTAGCAAGAACAAGGAGGGGTCATTTGGACTGAGTTATCCTATGCTAACTAAGACGAACTACACCACATGGGCCATCAAGATAAAAGTCTTTATGCAGGCACACGGTGTTTGGGATGCAATAGAACCAAAGGATCCAAAGGGTACAGTCGAAGAAAAAACAGACAAGCGAGCACTAGCCATTATCTATCAAGGGATTGCAGATGACATGCTGTTAACGATAGCAGAAAAGAAAACATCGAAGGAGGCTTGGGGGGCTATAAAAATAATGTGCCTAGGTGCGGATAAAGTAAAGAAGGCTAAAGCTCAGACCCTAAAATCAGAGTTTGAGTCTCTAAAGATGAAAGACACTGAAATGTTGGATGACTTTTGTATGAAATTAAACGGCTTGGTTTCGAAAATCAGGGCGTTAGGAGAGACAATTGCTGAAGAGTATGTCGTTAAAAAGCTACTAAGGGTTGTCCCAACTAAGTTCCTCCAAATTGCGTCTGCAATCGAACAATTTGGTAACTTAGACACTATGTCCGTGGAGGAGGTCATTGGTTCTCTTAAAGCCCATGAGGAACGCTTGGGTGGACAAACGGAGAACAACGAGGGGCAGCAACTACTCTTGACTGAGGATGAGTGGCTCAAGAGAGAAGGCAACGACAGGAAACTTCTTCTCACTCGAGAAGAGTGGTTGAAGAAGTCAGGAAAGGCTGGGCAAAGCAGTGGTAGTGATTATCACACAAGGGATAACCGTATGGCTCGAGATAGAAGCCAGGTGAAATGTTACAATTGTGCTGCATATGGACACTTCGCTTATGAGTGTCGTAAGCCTAAGAAGAACAGGCCACAAAGAGGGGAAGCAAATATGTCATTTATAATCGACGAAGAACCTGCACTCTTGATGAATTTATGCGAAAACATCAAACCTGATGTGATTGGCATTACCGAGGATAAGATTATAGTAAACATCAAGGAGAGAGATGAAAACGTATGGTATCTTGATAATGGAGCTAGTAATCACATGACTGGACGTCGTGAGAAATTTGAAAAGCTTGACAGGACTGTGAAAGGGGGAAGTGAAATTTGGTGA